In Ananas comosus cultivar F153 linkage group 7, ASM154086v1, whole genome shotgun sequence, the sequence TTTTGTCCATCCTAATAATGCCGCTAACCCACTTCAACATCTTCATCTCTGCTGCATTCATTGTCGAATAGTATTTGTTAGAGCTTTACAATTCAGTGTAATTATATGATTTTTGTTCGCTAGTAGTCAACAAAAAGTCTAGTTTCACAGTAAACTAGACCTAAGATACAGCCATATTAAGAGCCTAATAATCTTTTCGAATCATAGTTTCTCTTCTGTAAATGCGGATTTCACGTTCACAAGTCGTTGACACAGTGTACTCAAAGGAGAATCACCACGTTTTTCTCTTTACAAGTGAATGATATATAGAATTTGAGCCATATTTGGAACATGAGGCAGTTCTTTTTAGGTGGTTCTTTGTTTCTTCGGAGATGCTTTAAAGCTGTCGATCATCATGTCATTCTCATTCAATTGCTCACTTCTTTTAATACGCGCTTGGCAAGTAACTTCGGTTGACTGGCTCATGAATTTATCTTTCCTTTTAGTTGCAGAAAGGAAGGATAGATGTCGTGGGAGAGTTGTTTATGCCTCTTTATTCGGAGTTGGGGCTCCAGAAGCATTGGTGATTGGTGTTGTGGCTTTACTAGTCTTTGGCCCCAAAGGTTTAGCCGAGGTAAACTTCTTTGGATGCTTAAAGAAATTTTAGATTTctatgaaaatgattaaaaggttTTGATATTTCATCATCTCTATAGTTAATTCAACATTCTAGTATTGATAATGCCTTTACGCTGGAATAATAGATTGGGCATAATTTATTATGTGAAGAAGAACAAATCCTTTGAATATCGACACTTACACTTGCTAACTTATCAATATATAGTACTAGAGCCTCTAAATATTTCTTCTGTTTTAGGTGCTTTTTGGGAATTATTTAATCATTATAATGTTTCCATAGACCAGATCTTAAATGTGAGATTTACCACATAGTATGGGGGCAATTTAATACGTTGAAGTACTAATGAAATCATAAACATGCACGCTGAAGAtgttggttttctttttctttttctttttattcctcCAATTTGAGGAGGCTTTGGTGAGCAGAGGAGCTTGGTTGTAAGCGAATGAGTTGAGTAATAGTGTGATCGCAAAGTTGTAACAGTTTGTATGCAGTCTGATTTATTTAACTTTCGTGGATAGTTTAACAGTCAACTATTTATGATGTTGAGAAGCGATGGGAAGGGTTGGACTTTAACAACTTGTTATTTCTTTGTTCCTTGAAGTTCACTTGCATTGGCACATCCACTAACTAATCTATCTAAATGCAGGTTGCCCGTAATTTGGGAAAGACCTTGCGTGCTTTCCAACCAACAATTAGAGAACTTCAGGTTGGTTAATTCAACTTATTCCCTCGTTACAAATCGTGCATTAGGGAATATGCACTAAGAAGTGAAGTTTTTAAAAAGCCACCATAAAGTGCTTGTTTAGCATAGTTATAGAATAattatactttaaaaaaatgaaagctTTGAAAATTGTGCATGCTTGGTAGAAAGCTGGAATGAGCTTTTAGTCTCCGAAGGCGGAAGCTCCtatttgaagcttctttttGCAAGAAGTTGTTGAGGAGAGTTTTAATGAAAATACTGTTGGTGTTTATTTTGAATGACTTTACAAACAGGCCGAAAGAAGGATAAAACCAGCATCCAAGAATCCAAACTAGATAAACATATGCATGATTACTTTATCTATGAGTGACAAATTTACACCGCAGGAAGTCTCAAGGGACTTTAAGAACACGCTCGAACGGGAGATAGGACTTGATGAAgttgcttcttcctcttcaaaTTACAAGTCCACACAATATATGAATAACAATCAGCAAGCTGTTGCAGACCCAAGTGAGTATTTAAGCCTACTTAAATGAGAATATGTAGCATTCATTTAGCTCGGACTGTAAGTTGGACACACTAATAAAGCATCTATATTTCATGTTgtttcaaaaactaaaatatgGCTCTCATGTTTTTTCTTACTGAATCATTGACCAGTACTATCGGATTTcacttaattattattagacTTTGTGAATTGTAGAAATTCTCCTTTTCTGTCTTCTGCAACAAAAACTTAGTAATAGGACTTTGTAAATAGCATTTGCTTCTTCGAGGTTGAGAAAAGTCAATATATCAATGTTGAGAACATTTTTAACTTGTGCGAACAAAAGCAGAACGTGTAATATTACTTCTTCGTTTCTAATATGCAGATGGCAAGCCAGCAAATGTGCCCTACTCTAGCGAAGAGCTTTTGAAAGTCACCGAAGAACAATTGGCATCATCTGCAACGAATGCTCAACCAAACCAGCCAGCTTCTGCAGAACAACCACAAGGTACAACTTTTTGTTATCCGCGAATAGTATAATAGTATAATCATTTTTCTGACAACTCTCACGAATTTCATACAGCAGCATCAATAACTTCAGAAAATACAGTTAACACTTCCTCAGAGGCGACAGCTTCCGCCGCTGCAACAGAGACTCCAAGTCAGATACAATCATCTGAGAAGGCGGAAGGCGAGAGGTGAATTTGTGCACGAGTTCCCTGTTGTTGTTTAGGTAAGAGAGAAAAGTCGCACAACACGGTAAGCTTTTTGTATATTGTTTAGCCGAGCGAAAGAGGGaaagagggttttggtggaTACTTTTTTGTAATGTGACTTTGAGGAGAACTGGTTGTTTTTGTATTCAAATCCCTGCAAGCAATTCCAAGCTGCAATTTGGAGTCTGA encodes:
- the LOC109712312 gene encoding sec-independent protein translocase protein TATB, chloroplastic isoform X2, which translates into the protein MVAASGAALCYFCPNPRPPSSLLFSSSTLPVLYPSNPRSRRRSAIPQLGFHSLSTWSGLKHLGLSSRHYLARRVAERKDRCRGRVVYASLFGVGAPEALVIGVVALLVFGPKGLAEVARNLGKTLRAFQPTIRELQEVSRDFKNTLEREIGLDEVASSSSNYKSTQYMNNNQQAVADPNGKPANVPYSSEELLKVTEEQLASSATNAQPNQPASAEQPQASITSENTVNTSSEATASAAATETPSQIQSSEKAEGER
- the LOC109712312 gene encoding sec-independent protein translocase protein TATB, chloroplastic isoform X1, which translates into the protein MVAASGAALCYFCPNPRPPSSLLFSSSTLPVLYPSNPRSRRRSAIPQLGFHSLSTWSGLKHLGLSSRHYLARRVAERKDRCRGRVVYASLFGVGAPEALVIGVVALLVFGPKGLAEVARNLGKTLRAFQPTIRELQEVSRDFKNTLEREIGLDEVASSSSNYKSTQYMNNNQQAVADPNGKPANVPYSSEELLKVTEEQLASSATNAQPNQPASAEQPQAASITSENTVNTSSEATASAAATETPSQIQSSEKAEGER
- the LOC109712312 gene encoding sec-independent protein translocase protein TATB, chloroplastic isoform X3, producing MVAASGAALCYFCPNPRPPSSLLFSSSTLPVLYPSNPRSRRRSAIPQLGFHSLSTWSGLKHLGLSSRHYLARRERKDRCRGRVVYASLFGVGAPEALVIGVVALLVFGPKGLAEVARNLGKTLRAFQPTIRELQEVSRDFKNTLEREIGLDEVASSSSNYKSTQYMNNNQQAVADPNGKPANVPYSSEELLKVTEEQLASSATNAQPNQPASAEQPQAASITSENTVNTSSEATASAAATETPSQIQSSEKAEGER